From Pseudomonas arsenicoxydans:
CGCTTGGCGTAGATGTGGCGCTCGCTCGGCTTCACTGTGCCGATCACCTCCCAGACGCGGTGCAGTTCGTAGCGGGTCAGGTCCTGGTTGATGTGGCCGGCCTTGACGATGTCGTCGTACTTGAGGCTCGGCGAATCGAGTTTGTAACTGTTGTACGGGATGTACATTTCCTTCTTGCCGACCAGTTTCCAGTCGTAGCGATCCGGTGCTCCGGAGAACATGTCGAAGTTATCGGAGGTGCGCAGACCATCAGCGGCGGTGCCCGGCCCGTCGTAGGCCACTTGCGGCGCGCGACGCACACGACGTTGTCCGGCATTGTAGATCCAGGCCAGGCGTGGCTCTTTCACCTGATCGAGGGTTTCGTGCACCAGCAGCACGTTACCGGCCAGACGCGCCGGCGCGGTCACCGACTGCTTGAAGAAGGTCAGCACGTTGGCGGCCTTCTCCGGGTCCAGGTCTTTCATCAGTTGCGGTACGGCGATCTCTTCTTCGAAGCGGATCGGCGTGTAGCTGCCGTTGGTCTGCGGCGTCACCTGAGTGATGATGCGGCGCAGGTTGCCGCCGTGATAACGGGTGATGTGGTTCCACAACACTTCCACGCCATTCTTCGGGATTGGAAACGCGTAGTAGCGGTTACCGGTGAAGTTGGCCAGGCCGTTACCGTCGTTGATGCTGTTCACGTTCAGCGCACTGCGTTTGGCCGATTCGTAAATTTCCGGCGGTACGGCCACGGTGCGGTGAGTCGGGTAGACCGGGATCTTGTAGGTTTCCGGGTAGCGCTTGAACATCGCAACCTGGCCTTCCGAGAGTTCGTCCTTGTACTTGTCGACGTTGGCGGGAGTGATCACGAACAGCGGTTTTTCGCTGGCGAAAGGGTCAGCCAGGAAGCCTTTGCTGTCGACCGCGCCCGCGTTTTTCGGGATACCACCGGTCCACGCCGGGATCGAGCCGTCAGCGTTACCGGCCTTCTCGGCGCCCAGCGGGGTGAGCGTGGTGCCGAGTTTGTTCGCTTCTTCCGGCGATACCGCCGCCATCACGTTGGCAGCCAGCAGGCTCAAGGCCAGGGCGCCGCATTGCAGAATCATCTTGCGCATTGAATTCATCCTTCTCAGCCAAATCAGAAGTTCACGCCGAAGCTCAGTGCCAGGAAGTCACGGTCTTCCAGGGTGTTGTAGTTACCGCCAAAGAAATCGGTGTAACTCAGGCTCGCGGTATAGGTGTTGCGGTAGTCGGCATCGACGCCGACGCTGACCGCCTTGGCGCCTTCGTTGAACAGTCCGTTGGGGCCATAGCCCGCGACGTCATGGGACCAGGACAGGTTGGGTTTGAGGTTGACGCCGGCAAAGACGTCGGCATAGTCGAGAATCGCCCGGGCGCGGTAACCCCAGGAGGTCGAGGTGACGAAACCGTCGGTATCGCCGCCAAAACCGTATTGGCCGTAGACCGAGTCGCGGCCGTAACGCAGACGGCTACACGGTTCCAGACCACCGACGTGAACCACCGCCGCTTCGCCCACCAGCGTCAAGCGCTGAGCGCCCAACACCTGATCGAAGAACTGTGTGAGGGTGCTCTGGACCTGGGTGATTTCCTTGCGGCGATAGCCTTTGTTGTCAGCGCCAGGCGTGGTGGCAATCGGTGACGCGGCGCCGCCGGCAATCGGGTTGACCATGGCCAGGGTCAGGTCGTTGGTGTTGACCTGCACCGGAGCATTCGGGCGATAACTGATCTCGCCGCTCCACGCGGTGCCGGTCGGCAAGGTGGTGGAGAAACTCGCGCCGTAGAGACGAATGTCTTCCGGGTATTCGAGGTAGTACTGACCGCGGCCGAGCATCACGCTTTGCGCCAGCCCCGAACCGCTGCCCGGCGCCAGACGGTTGGCCACACTCACCATGCCCGGCAGGCTGGCCAGCGTCGACAGGCTGGCAGTGGTGGTGCCGACCGTCGGTGTGCGGCTGTGGTAGTTCATGAAGTACAGGCCGTACTCGGTGTCATCACCGAGCCAGCGCAACGCCGTGCCCCACTGCCCGGAATCCCGCGCATCGCGGTCGCCGCCACGGGGAACGACCACGCCTTCGCGGGTTACCTGGATCGGTTGACCGAAGGCCGATGCCAAAGGCGCCAACGGGGCAATCGCCGGACTGCCGACCGTGTAGTTGTTGTTGCAACCGTCCGCCACCACGTCGTTGCCGAAGAAGGTGCCGCAGTTGTCGACGACGGTCTGGTCCCATTCCAGTTGATAGAAACCTTCCACCGAGAGCTGATCGGTCAGGCCTTGGGAGGCGAACAGCATGTTGACCGGAATCAGCCCTTCCTTGATCTCGGCACCTGGCCGACGGAACGCGGAGACGTCGATCGGGTTGATGCTGTTGATCGAGTTGCCGATGAAGGTACTTTCACCCCAACTGACCACCTGCTTGCCCGCGCGCACGGTGCCCGGCAAATCGGCGATGGAATAGTTGTGATAAACGAAGGCATCGAGAAGCTCCGCCCCGGAAGACTTGGCGCCTTCCTTGCGGCCACTGTCACTGATCGGCTTGAACTCGCGGTCTTCGTCCTTGAGCTCGAAGTCGTACCAGTACTTGCCGCGGACGAACACGCCGGTATCGCCATATTTCAGTTCGAGGTCATGCAGGCCCTTGAAGATCTTGGAGAAGGTTTCGCCCTTCTTGAAGTTCAGCCGGCCGTCGTCACCGGTCGAAGACTGACCGGTCCCGCCGTTGACAGTGCCCACCAACGACTTATCAGCATCGCGCATGCCCCAACTCGCGCCGACGGACAGCGAGGAGTCAAACGACCCCTCGATTTCGCCAATGTTGAATGAAACAGCCTGCGCCTGGGCACAGCAACCCAAGGCAACCGCAGCGGCCAGCGCTTGCGGCGTGAAGATGGCGCGCATTGTTGTTTTTGTCATGCGTCTTCCCCGGTGAGTGACAGAAGGCCCCACCCTACTGCCGCACGTTGGGAGCGATAAGCGCACCAAGGAGGTATTCGCGGTGTACCTCTTAAGTATGAATGCCCAGATGGGACGCGGGTTTGCGCCGGGTATGGATGGGCTGGATGGAGGGTTATCAGCCAGATGCATGAACGGATCGGACGCTGATCTGTAGTCACTACCAAAGGCTGCTACAAAGAAGGGGGGAAAGTTTGGACTGTTGCTCAGGCTGCAACACTGCATGTCGCGAATCGCTATTTTTCCTTAGGGCTCAACGGCTTATTCTTGCCGGGCTTTGAAGGTGAACCGCCAGAAAGCACGCAGCGATGACGTGTGATCAATCCACATCATCGCTGACAGAATCCAGATGAATCGATGCTTATCGATTGATCGCCCTGAGTACACTGACGTTGATTTGTAGCTCCTTGATTCAACGTCTTGCTTTGGCCGCTGCGTTTGCAGCGGCCTTTTTTATGGGCGATGGTTTTGTGGCGAGGGGAACAATCCGGGGCATGGCAGGGCTCTGAAAATCCCTGCGCAACACATCAACGTCAAATCGAATACTTCTGCAAATTCGCCATCATTTCCTTCAGCGCCTCGATGTTGTCCTTCGGATGCGCTGCGCCTTCGAAATCACAAATCTGCTGCCAATGCGCCGCCACATCCTCCGGCGAGAACCCCTCCCGCGGATCAAACCCGGCGCCCAGGCTACGCTCCCAACGCACTTTGCCCATCCAGCCGCCGCCGACTTCAAACAGCCCGGAAGTCTCCTGGCAGGTTTCGCTGGCCAAGTACACCACCAACGGGCTCACCAGTTCTGGCTTGAGTTGCTCGAACACTTGCGGCGGAATCAGGCCTTCGGTCATGCGGGTGCCGCCGGTTGGGGCGATGGCATTGACCAGGATGTTGTTCTTGCGGCCTTCGATGGCGAGTGTGCGGGTCAGGCCGTAGAGGCCGAGTTTGGCCATGCCGTAGTTGGATTGGCCGAAGTTGCCATAGATGCCCGAGGTCGAGGCGGTAAAGATCACGCGGCCATAGTTTTGCTCGCGCATGTGCGGCCAGGCGGCGCGGGTGACTTTGTAGGCACCTTCGACGTGGACGCGGTAAACCAGGTCCCAATCGGCGTCATCCATTTTGTGGAAGGTCTTGTCGCGCAGGATCCCGGCGTTGTTGACCACCACATCGATGCGGCCGAAGGCATCGAGGGCGTGCTGGACGATCTTGTCGCCGTCGGTGACGGAGTCGTGGTTGGCCTCGGCGATACCGCCGGCCTCGCGAATTTCTGCCACGACGCGGTCTGCCGCCGAAGCGTTGGCGCCTTCACCTTGCGCCGAGCCGCCCAGATCGTTGACCAGCACTCTGGCGCCCTGTTTGGCGAACAGCAGCGCGTGCGCACGGCCCAGGCCGCCGCCTGCACCGGTGACGATCACGACTTTATCTTCGAAGCGCACAGACTCATTCATGGGGAAACTCCAGCAGGCCAAGGACAATAAGCCCGAGTGTCAGGCACGGCGCTGCGGCTCACAATGAACAAGGGTGGGGCTGAATGGTGCTCGATAAGGCTGGGGGATAATCAGGAACAGGCCACTTTGAGCGGTGGTGAAACCAGCCGATCACGAAACTCGAGGTAATGTTTGAGTACCAGGGCCGGGGCCTCCGATTGCGGGTAATGACCGATGTCGGGCAACAGGACCGTGTCCGGGTCCGGGATCAGTTCCCGATAGCGCTTGACCATGTGCGCACCGGAAATGGGATCGACCTCACCGTCAATCACTCGCAACGGCACTTCACCACGCTGCATGGCGCCGACCCAGCGCTCGCGCTGGACACGCCGCTCGGGAATGTAGGCGATGAGTTTGTGCATGATTCGTGGGCCGTGATTGCTGTCGATCAAGCTCCAGAAATCATCCATCTCACTTTCGCTGGGGTGTGTTTTCGAGCCGAATATCTGCCGGAAACTCTTTACCAGCCCGTCGCGGGTAAAGGCTCGCCCGATCATCCAGCCCAAGGGGCTGAGCAAGAGTTTTTGCATCAGCACCGGACGATGGGTTTCAGGAAACAGGCCACCGTTGAGGAACACACAACTGGCGATATCCACGCGGGTCTCGTAATGCCGCGCCAACAACTCCTGGGCCACGCTGTCGCCATAATCATGGGCCAACAGGTGCACCGGCCGTTCGACATTCAAGTGTGCGAGCAAGGCCTGCTGCAGATCGGCCTGCTCCAGCAAGCTGTATTCATGGTTGGCCGGTTTGGCGGAATCGCCAAAGCCAAGCATGTCGCAGGCAATCACTCGATAGCGCTGCGCCAGCGGCTGCCACAGGTAATGCCAGTCCCAACTGGCTGTCGGGAAGCCATGAATGAGCAACAGCGGCTCACCCTGCCCCGCTGTCCAGTAACGAATGGTCTGGCCACGAAATACAAACGTCTGGCCGCGTTTACGCCAGACACACAGGGGGATCTCGGCGAGTTGCATTAGAGTTTATAACCCGGGTCTTGTTGATCGAGTTTGCGCAGCAGCGCAGGCCAGGCCAGCGCGCCACCCATTCCTTGAGCACTTTTAGTAACGCCGGCGATCATCGCCTTGGCGCCCGCCAGAATCTGCGGTTCGATGGCAATCAGTTCAGCGCCACCACCCTGCGCCATGACCTGGATATCGCAGGCGCGCTGGAAGGTGAACATCATCAGGAACGTATCGGCGATGGTGCCGCCACAGGTCAGCAGACCGTGGTTATGCAACATCAGGAAGTTGTTTTGGCCAAGGTCGGCTTGCAGGCGCGCCTTCTCTTCGTGGTTCAGCGCAACGCCTTCGTACGCG
This genomic window contains:
- a CDS encoding SDR family oxidoreductase — protein: MNESVRFEDKVVIVTGAGGGLGRAHALLFAKQGARVLVNDLGGSAQGEGANASAADRVVAEIREAGGIAEANHDSVTDGDKIVQHALDAFGRIDVVVNNAGILRDKTFHKMDDADWDLVYRVHVEGAYKVTRAAWPHMREQNYGRVIFTASTSGIYGNFGQSNYGMAKLGLYGLTRTLAIEGRKNNILVNAIAPTGGTRMTEGLIPPQVFEQLKPELVSPLVVYLASETCQETSGLFEVGGGWMGKVRWERSLGAGFDPREGFSPEDVAAHWQQICDFEGAAHPKDNIEALKEMMANLQKYSI
- a CDS encoding DUF1329 domain-containing protein, giving the protein MRKMILQCGALALSLLAANVMAAVSPEEANKLGTTLTPLGAEKAGNADGSIPAWTGGIPKNAGAVDSKGFLADPFASEKPLFVITPANVDKYKDELSEGQVAMFKRYPETYKIPVYPTHRTVAVPPEIYESAKRSALNVNSINDGNGLANFTGNRYYAFPIPKNGVEVLWNHITRYHGGNLRRIITQVTPQTNGSYTPIRFEEEIAVPQLMKDLDPEKAANVLTFFKQSVTAPARLAGNVLLVHETLDQVKEPRLAWIYNAGQRRVRRAPQVAYDGPGTAADGLRTSDNFDMFSGAPDRYDWKLVGKKEMYIPYNSYKLDSPSLKYDDIVKAGHINQDLTRYELHRVWEVIGTVKPSERHIYAKRHMYLDEDSWQVALADHYDGRGQLWRVAEGHAQYYYDHQTQAYTLEALYDIIAGRYIALGMKNEEKHSFEFGFEAKSADYTPSALRAEGVR
- a CDS encoding alpha/beta fold hydrolase, yielding MQLAEIPLCVWRKRGQTFVFRGQTIRYWTAGQGEPLLLIHGFPTASWDWHYLWQPLAQRYRVIACDMLGFGDSAKPANHEYSLLEQADLQQALLAHLNVERPVHLLAHDYGDSVAQELLARHYETRVDIASCVFLNGGLFPETHRPVLMQKLLLSPLGWMIGRAFTRDGLVKSFRQIFGSKTHPSESEMDDFWSLIDSNHGPRIMHKLIAYIPERRVQRERWVGAMQRGEVPLRVIDGEVDPISGAHMVKRYRELIPDPDTVLLPDIGHYPQSEAPALVLKHYLEFRDRLVSPPLKVACS
- a CDS encoding DUF1302 domain-containing protein; this encodes MTKTTMRAIFTPQALAAAVALGCCAQAQAVSFNIGEIEGSFDSSLSVGASWGMRDADKSLVGTVNGGTGQSSTGDDGRLNFKKGETFSKIFKGLHDLELKYGDTGVFVRGKYWYDFELKDEDREFKPISDSGRKEGAKSSGAELLDAFVYHNYSIADLPGTVRAGKQVVSWGESTFIGNSINSINPIDVSAFRRPGAEIKEGLIPVNMLFASQGLTDQLSVEGFYQLEWDQTVVDNCGTFFGNDVVADGCNNNYTVGSPAIAPLAPLASAFGQPIQVTREGVVVPRGGDRDARDSGQWGTALRWLGDDTEYGLYFMNYHSRTPTVGTTTASLSTLASLPGMVSVANRLAPGSGSGLAQSVMLGRGQYYLEYPEDIRLYGASFSTTLPTGTAWSGEISYRPNAPVQVNTNDLTLAMVNPIAGGAASPIATTPGADNKGYRRKEITQVQSTLTQFFDQVLGAQRLTLVGEAAVVHVGGLEPCSRLRYGRDSVYGQYGFGGDTDGFVTSTSWGYRARAILDYADVFAGVNLKPNLSWSHDVAGYGPNGLFNEGAKAVSVGVDADYRNTYTASLSYTDFFGGNYNTLEDRDFLALSFGVNF